TGTCCCAAGGAGCCGGGCATTGTCTTGCTGCATGTCAGCGTCCTGAGATTTCTCACCATTAGGCTACATCTATGTTTGCTTGGAACAATAAATCTCCAAAGAACTACCGGTAGATTCATTTGAATGTAGCCCTTTGTTGCAttgtaaaatttatgatgctacaTAGTTTTATAGGCCTATCCTATAACGCATTTAATAATATCTCAAATGCCTACTCATTAAATAAGTCCTGCATCACAGAAAGGTACATGATTTAAGCTTTGTCTGATGCCATAAAATTAATACCCTGCATCACTGTAGATTCCAAGCTTAAGCCCTTTTCCATGCACGTAATCTGCGAGCGCCTTAATGCCAGAGGGGAATGTCGACTTCTTTGGCACTAAATTTCCCTGATAAAAAGCTCAAATGCGTTAGCATCATGGATGAGAACAGGAATTTGTGATAGAATACAGAAACTGAGTTCATGAGCATCCATGGCGCAGGAGAAAGGAGATGAGATGGGAAATAATCCTCACTTGAGAGTCCCTGGTGAGTTCTGCCCAGCAGTCATCTGAGAGTGATCCAGAAACCACCACCACGACAACAGGAAAACGAGTCAGTAAATTAAACCATTTACCCACTGAATCAGTCAATCAAAACGATAAGGTTTGGATAGAGATAGAGGAGAAGACGACCTATGTTGACATATCGATAACCCAGATTGGCAAGTCCAGTGTTCACCAGTGCATCAGCTGCATAAACCAGCAAAACATTTCATAGTTTAGCATCTGTTTTCATGATTTGTAACATTTCATAGTTTAGCATctgttttcatgatttgtttggtaGACTGCGACGCAAGTTGGTCATCTTCTTTTTGACAGTAACTTCTGGTGGGTTGTAAAAGGGAAGAAGACGAAGACTTTTGGTGTAATATGATGATCTAATAATCCTCAGGTCAACGACGGTATTGCTGTCCCTTCACGTGTTGACTCGACTAAATATTCCCCGGACAGCACACCGACGTTATTGCAAATGACTTTGCATCATATCAAGGATTAGGTCGGGTGGGTACAGCAACATGAACAAAACCTAAAAcacgaagagaagaagagagacgAGTGGTACCAGTTTCTCTGATGGTCTGCTCGTTGATGTTGCATTGGAAATGGTTCCAGCTGTTCCACCTGATCCAGTTTTTTTCAGATCAGTATCGGTATCACATATATGCACAAAGTCAATTTGTTGCTTCAAagatagagcaaaaatgattcacGTGAAGTGTAAAGAACAAACAACAATGTTCTGCGGAAGAAAAAGGATGATTTGTTTTCTCTTTTGAGGAATAATACTCATAAAAGAAGAACATGAACGTTCCTACGACAAAAACTCCCACGTGAATAGATAACAAGGTTTGCCTATGAAGCACTGTTGCAGGAGAAGAAAATTACCCCATGGGAGGAGTCCGGCCGAGGCCATCGTCCAACACTTTTCTCCTCTCCACCGCCGATGCCCCACGTTTCGTGACTCTGCCTTCCGTTACGATCATCGGAAGCAAGACGAAGAGTAGGAGAGTTGTCATCGTTGCCTCACCTCCAGCTCGAGCCATCCTGATATCCAACCCAAAGTCACCATACACCGATATTTATACAGCATCAACGTACGGAGAGAGGAGTGGGCGAAGAGAGAAAGGTGCAGTTCGTCGATGACCTGTTCCACCAATGAAGTGCGACGGATGGCGTGGGACCCGCCACGGCGGTAGCGACCGTAGTCAAGGTGGGTGACGTACCTCGGCGTCGCGTCAAGGGGTACACCTAATTAGCTCAAACCAGCTCCCCGAATCGTATGCAATGTATGTTACGGACTTGTCCATATTGGTGGGAAGGGAAAGAATGTATTCGTTAGGATAAACAGTGATATGCTGTAATAAATGCATCATCACTGTGCGATCGAATACGATTAATTATCGTCGCCACCATCATTTGGTCATCACAATTCCCGACGTTGGTCTCGTCATCGTCATCATTAATTTTCCATAACAATTATCGCTATCACCACTCatatatttttagtgttattactATTGTTATCATTATTCATTACTATAATTACTATCACTATTTCCACCACTATCATCGGTATTTCGAATGTCATtatcgttgttgttgttgtaatcttCATAGTCATCATTATTAACAGCTTCCGTTTCTACCATTATTACTATGACTATCTTTAGTTGGTGggtgaaagaaaaaaagatagaaGAAAAACAAAAGGATCTTTCAGACATGAATGTGGTTTTAGATTTCCACGAAGAGATTAATtgggaaagaaaaataaatatgaatatgGCAATGAACAAATTAAGTAAACACCATCATATTAACTACATAAAATTTGACTCCATATCTGTTGTATATTGTTTCTATAAAATTTGAATCCATATCTGCTATATATTGTTTCtataaatgattataaattttagtATGCATTAAGCAAATTTAGTTGTCGATTCAACCGAATGAAATTGATCCTGACAAGTCCATTTATCGTGtcactataaaataaataaaatataaagattggacctaaaaataattttaaaatagaaaatgtCCATAACATGTATCTCCTCTGATTTTTAATTCAAGGAAAGAAGATGTGTATATTTTGGGGATCttgattattgttattattttcgcCTTACATGAATGCTTAACATATAAATAAGATGTACGTTAAACCTTTTATGCTCGATAGGCATATTACATGCAAACATGATGATTTGGGATGCATCACATGCTTCAGTTATGTTTTTATCGTGAATCGATATctcatatgtcaatgaaatatttTGAGATACAACGAATATTTCATATGTTTTCTTATCTTAGATCGATATAACACACAAATGAGATGCTTTGAGATGTATCAAATGCATTAAATACTTTTTTGCCCTAGATAACGCATCACATACAAATGAGATGCTTTGGAATTCATTAAACGCTTCAAATGTTTTATTGTTATAATGAGACATTTGGGATATGTAAGGTgcttcaattttattttatttttttcacctAGGTGGATGCGTCTCACGTGTTAAAGTAGATCTAGTTATTTGACATGTTGAGAATTTAGAGCCAACCTAGGTCCATCGTCAACCCTTATTGTAAGTCTCAATGTTAGAAGTGAGTGGATTCAAATCTTAGATTTCTTGTAAAACTACATGAAACTAGTGGACCATTTGGTCAACGTGTTGAGTTGCCAAAAATTCCAAGTCGATGTAGTGTCGATAATCATGTTTAATCCTCCATATAATCGACATCCTTGTCATTTACGCTATTGTTAGCACGTAAAGGGTACCAAAGCAAAATgtaataataatttaatgattCAACCATGTCAAGtcttagaggttcaaatatgtatcttcatgattgtgccaAGAGACCAAGAATGCTGCATGATTAAATTTGATTACTTTTAGAGATAATAGATAGTTCATGGCCAGACTCAATTGTATTAGGAGTTAACAAATATTTCACAGTTGAATTTGGTTGCGTTAGGAGATAATAGATACTTTATGGTTGGGTTCAACATTGTCAAAAGATAACGAGAATTTGATGACCAGATTTTATTATGTCAGGAGATAGTAGACACTTCATGGATGAATTCTGCTCTGTTATAAAATAACAGACACTTCAAAGCTAAATTTAGAAGCATCAAGAGGCTTTATAGTCAAATTCATCTGACCATAAAGGATATTTTATGGTCAAATTTATCTATGTCAAAAGATAATAGATGCTTCGTAATCGGGTTCATTAATAAATGATTAATTATTTGATTCGATTTGATGCTTTATGGTCAAATTTGATTATGTTAAGAGATAATAGATGCTTTATGCTTCATGACTATACTTACTAGCATTAGCAGATTTGAACACTTCATGGTTTGATCCAAAGGTTGAAAATTATCTATCCTTTACCCTTTCTCATTTTCAAGGCTTACGAAAAAACTCTATACTTGAAACACTTCTCTTTCATCAAAGAACAACTTTTATAATACAAGAGAAAACTTTTCGTACTTAAGCTAAAATATCTTTAGCAACTCTTATCTCAACTCACAAACCATATGAGGTATATATAAAGGCTCCGAACGCCTCAAAACATGAAGTGAAtcaaggaaaaatatttaaaaacatAATATTGAAGGTTCTCCAATCGCTCCGAGTAGTACAAATACTAAACAACCAAAATCGCATTACATTGAAACGTACTACCACAACTCAGGATAGTACTATCATCAGGTTGGGTGACAAGCTTTCAAGCCTAATAAGAGCTTAAAATAGCCCAAAAACTAACCTAAGCAATCTAACCTCGTAAAGGTCTATTTTGAGTTTAACTAAAACTAAGCATTTGTACGGGCCTAATAATTTAACTAAAACTAAATATGTCAACCACTCTTTTAATACATCATTGAAACTTTTGATATATTGTCCATTCTTCTCGTATATCATCTAATCCTTTTGTACTTTATCTAAGCATTCAATATATTATCTAATTCTTCAGTATATTAACTTTACTATGATATTTGATCTTCTAACACGATATTCGATCTTGTAATATAATGCCTGACATTTGATACGAAGTCTGATCTTTAGTATATTAACCAATTTTGTTGATTTAACATCCAATTTTTCAACACGATAATATTCAAGCATAATAtctaattatataataaaaaaataaaccatTTAATGGCCCAAATCCATAGTTAAAGTAATTTTTGCATCACTTAGCATAATATTAATTTcttaaatttatcaattaatttaatcatcaaaatttgagactcAAAAGCTTTATAACTGAATGCTTCATGGACATGCTCGTAGATAATGAAAACTTCATAATCAAATTTGACTATGTTAGAAAGTATTAAATTCTTTATGATCGGATCCAATAAAGAGGAGGCGAAAAGCCTTAACTCCAACTATAATGACACCGTCTCTATCAAAAAGGCCCTGATCAACATAGATACTTTTATTGACATACATTACTATGACACATTTTACAAGCTAAGGTTAACTATTAATGATCTTACCCCAACATTTTAGTTTTTGATATGGTTCATTAGTGATTCCTTCTACCCCTCTCAGCATCATCAACTTGTATGTCAGGTCTGACTCATAGCCTTGCTCAATGATAATGTTGACAAAATTCATAGAGGCCAATATTTTGTTAGCATATGATGTTATTATTGGTTGACCTATACTAAGTAGCTTCGGGCTATGGTCTCAACTTATCACATATCGataaaatttccaataggatcaaGAGTCAAAAGGAATTCAAGAGCAATCTAATGAAGTCTCGTGAATGCTATTTGATAATGATTTTTCTTCTAAAAGATGTGTCATAATTGATAGATCCTCGAGATGACATTAAGCCTTTTTCTCACCTCAACCTGCTAATCATAAGTGTTAtgtaagtcaatcacatgagtgatggtatAAGCTGAAAGCTTAAAAAATGAATCAATGAGTTAAGATTTTGATTAAGatcattttaaattaatattgAGCTGAAATAGGGCCCGCTTATCATAAAAGCTTTTGGACTTGTAGCAGGATTAAAATCAGTCTACTAAAAGGTCATGCTAGTAGCCTAACTGGGCTTAGACCGGGTCAACTGACaagtataaatattattttatcaatattttttgATAATAATGTCCTCTAGGATAATAATATCATCGGTGATAATACTatctataatttaaattttatgataataagatcataaaaatttagatttatgattcatcaaaatttaattataatatcgCCCAATATAAGTGATAAGTGATGGTCGAACAAAtcaaacgtgatccttgtatgatCACGCCGTCACCAACCTCCACCCTATGTCATAAAAGGAGAAAACAAAAGGTATGATACTCATCTTATGTTGTGATTTCTGCATGTAGACTCTGTTTCCAACCCTGTAGAGATTTACTCTGGATTATCTGACCCGAGAAGAAATTCCACCTCATGCGGCTGTTTGCAGAATCATTTCATCTAATGCACAGTCGGAAGTGTCTATATGTATGAGATCAAAAACCAAGCTGTCGTCTTTTGTTTTCATATCTGCGCTGTGAGTTGCCATCCGAGATCATTGTCTGATACGAGGAGCAACACCCACGAGGACCTCAAATCACCATTCCACGACCAAGCATTCAAATTTCCAGCCAACATTTACATACATAGATTAAAGACACCACaacttttatttaattataaaccATTCAAAGAGTTCGGCAGTTGATTACAATACTGTACTACAGAGCGAACACTCAACAACAAAGAACGTGAGAGGAGAAGAAACAGGTAGGGCTAGAGAAGTTAGTAGTCCTCGGGAGCCAAGGGCTGGTGAGTGCGGGGAGTCTCATCCGGGATCACAAGGAACTCATAGGTAAGCCCTGCAAGAGCTGCTCCTACCAAGGGGCCAACCCAGTACACCCAGTGGCTCTTCCACCTCCAGCCGACGACTGCCGGTCCGAAGGCCCGCGCGGGATTCATCGCGGCGCCGTCGAATGGCCCGCCGGCAAGGATGTTGGCGCCCAGGATGAAGCCGATGGCGAGAGGCGCGATGATGCCGAGATGGCCTCTCCTGGGATCGATCGCCGTCGCGTACACGGTGTAGACGAGCCCGAACGTCATTACGATCTCCAGCAGGACTGCGTGCCCCTCACTGACGCCCGACGCCACCCCGAATCCCAGCGGCCTCTTCATGTCGAAAAAACATACACCGAACAACCTCACCATAAACAAACAAATGACATGTTACAGTGGATTGCAAGCGTTCCTTACCATGCCACCGGTTGCCAGCCTGAGGAGGAGAGCGGCGACGACAGCGCCGAGTAGCTGAGCCACCCAGTAGAAGACCGCCAGTATGAGAGAGATCCGGCCGCCGACAAGGGCGCCGAGTGTGACAGCAGGGTTGACATGGCCGCCGGAAATGTTGAAGGCGACGGAGACCGCGACAGAAAAAGCCAGAGCGTGGGCTATGGCCACCACCACAAGCCCTCCGGCGGTGGAGGTGTCCTTGTAGAGCTTTCCTGCGACCAATTAGCCTCTACCCTTGGTAACGACACGCACGCATGTGCGTACAACGCATGTGATCTACTTACCGAGGGAGAGAACGGAGCCTTCGGCGGCGAAGACAAAGAGAGCCGTGGCGATGAACTCGGAGAGTGCCGCACGCATGGTGTCCGGGTGGACGGCATCTTCCGCGCGACCGAAGGCGAACCTGCGAGGTGGCATGGCTGCAGCTCAATCTAACTCTCGATCAGCCCTTCCTCTTTCTTACCGGTACCGATAGTCGTTCTGAACGGGGAATTGCCGAGGAGAAAAGGATGAGGATCGTGCCGAGAAGAGGGTTCCAAACGAGGAGTGAGGGGACACGTGGGAAGAAGGTTACTGAGAGGAGTGGCACGTTGAGGGTAGTGTTGAGGTGGCCAAAACCTGCTCATAGTGCAGTGCAGTCTGGTGGCTTCTTTATCTTCTTATCTTATTATCTTCGAGTCGTGACGCTCGCTCGGTGCGTGCTTCCTGCATGCAGGGGAAGAACTCGATGTTCCGGAGATCAGCGTTGCCTTCCCTAAAAATTGGCTTTATGTAACAGTGGTTTATCTATGGATTGAGGAGTGGATACATGACCTTATCCAGTTTGCATTGGTTTTGCAAAGATCATTGCCAATTACGATGATAAAATGTGAGAGCTGCTCTACCAGTGCGTGTCGCCTCTCGTGTAGTAAAGGAGAAGCACAGTTTCCACAGGAACTGGAGTGGCCAAGGACTTGCACTTGTCAGCAAAACCAGCCATGCACCAAAAGATATCAATTCACATCAAGATCGGTTTGATACTCTATTGCTTTTGATTTCTTGCATTATGTGTGATCAAGTTGGTATTCCAAGATCATTGCAAATGCCTTTTCGAAAGCACAGGCCCAGGCCCAGGCCCATATCGCTTAAAATTTGAATTACCGGGTTGGATGCCCCCGTGTTCCAAAAGCCGAAGAGATGCCTCTTTTCGAACGGCTATTTTGCCTTAATGGTCTTTCTCACGTCTATGACTAACGCGAAATCCTTACGTGATGAGGTGTCGTACGAAGGTGCTGTGGTATTTGATGTGGGGCCTACTCGTAAAATTCCTTGACCGTAAATTCTACAAGTGAAATTTGCCATAGGTCGTAACATTATATCTTCTCCGCGGTCGCTCCTTTCTCTAGCTGTCGAAGAAACCCTACCTCTCCCCTCGAAGTCCTCGCTCTCGTCTCGTGCTCTCCGCTCGATCCGTCGTGAGTTCTCCGGGCCGTCCGAGATCTACCGCTTCTGTTTGTTCTCGACATCGGATCTTGATTCCTGACCCTAGTTTTTCTCCGCATCTTCAGGTTTGGTATAGTcgaccttaatcttctctttataCCTTATAGTATTTGGGTATCCCAGGCACCGCTAGATTTGTTAGCTCATTTCTGCGTATTTGTATTGCTTTGTGCATGTCACGTGGTTTAAATTTTGGATTATTTGAAGCAATCTTGATCTGTTATGGTTCAAATGAGTTTGTTCTCACATGAGGGCGTGTGGCTGCATCAAATAGCTCCACATTTGACTATTCCTGTTAGTTGAAATTTTTGCAGAGTTAATTAAAACTTATGGAGCATGAAGGATGCAAGATGAACACTCCTACTAACTTGGGGTCTGGGGTGACACTGCCTGTGATGTCAAACAAGAAAGATTCGGATAGCGAATCTCTTGAAGACATGAAAATTGATCAAAAGCAAGGACTTGGAAGTAGCCTTGCAACTCCAACACCTGAGAAACCTGAGTGGAGCAGCAAAGCAagagtaatttcttctctttctaGGAAACAACTTGCTGAAGATTTAAGAAATGAAGGTGATGGTGACCAATCTGCTTTTTTTTTCAAGTTTGTAAAATTTTGACTCGCTTTCTGATACAAATTCTTTGGTCTCAGAGCCAGTCGAAAAAAATGGTCTTTCGCATGGACAAAAGAAGGAACATAAATCAGATGAACTTCCAGAGAAGTGTGTTACATGATATTACatccttcttttatttttttttgcaacCAGTAGTGATCGCATGCCTTTAATAACAGTTACCAGATTTTGGCTGAACTATTTAGTCGATTAGAGACTTCTACAAGGTTGCTTGGGTTGCGTAAGTTGTTGCCAACTTTTCGCAACATTTGCACACAGGTGGAGGTCTTGACGAAGAGGTACTAGAATGTTATGTTAAGTATTTGAAGAAACATTGTTTTACTCATTCATATGGCTTCTCTTTTGCCAGGAAGATTCTATACAGCCATATTGCACAGATGAAATATATCTTCCCTGAAGCAATTCAGACAGAAAAGATACTTGTACATGACAAGGAGAGCTTATTAGTCATTTCAGATATGAAGATTACTCTACTAAAAGAGGTTGCGGATCATAATTCACATTCCTGCCAATCTGCATCCgtcgctttatgcaaaacctttcgTGCAAGGCTCTTGGATTTCTTCATTACACATCCAGAGGTATTCTTCCATGATGCTTTAATCCAGGCCTAGTTGTTATCTGAACAAATGAGGGTTACTGAAAGCAATTGTTTATTGTTTTCTATTAAATTCTTTGGTATTTGACTTCTAAATGCTGTAAAGTTCACTTGTTTTTTCTTGCAAAAGGTTGAGAACATTTCTTGTGGTTTTGTAGTTTTTAGATGATATGCTTTATGGAAGAGTTAGTTGAAAGATATTGTATTATATAATAGATCATTTTACTGCTTATACTTGATTAAAAATGAATATTATAACAGTGAAGCAGGGTTCATACAGTCAATATTATATGTTAAAATGGATTATGTGTCATACTTGTTGGAGGTGATTGAAGTACCATAGGTTTGGTATAATGCGTtttgtaattgagttggtataTGTGCTTAATATGACTTGGATATTTTAGTAGAATTCTTGTATCAATTTGTTGATCTTTTTAGAAGTATTTGATAAATTTGTTTCAGTTCTCACTTCTATGTCTGCAATGCATTTTTATGATGTTAAAATTGAATATATCTTCCTATCTATTTGATCTAGTGGCTCTGCATACAATTCCTGATGAGCCTTTGTATGATTGATGTGTTAATTAATTGTCAGCACTAATTATGGATTTTGTGATGAGGAAAAAAATAATTGCATAGTACACACCTGCATAACGACAGGAAATTAGAAAGTGATGACAATCTTGAAGCACGTAAGCCTGAGGATCAACACATATGTTTCCAGTGCAGCAACACCACTAGTTGGTGGCCTTTTTGTATCCCTTGCAGATTTGATAGTTTGACGATTAGATCGTTTACTTTCTGATTTTTTCTTCACAATTTTCAATTGTCAAGAATGGAAAATTTTGTTATCTGAACATTGCGTTCTTTAACCACTTGGttgcatcatcattattattgttgttgttgttgttagtaGATTAAGCTATTTCAGAATTGCACAGAAGGTAAATGGTCCTTTTGCTAAACTTTCACTTACATGGTTTCT
This Musa acuminata AAA Group cultivar baxijiao chromosome BXJ1-2, Cavendish_Baxijiao_AAA, whole genome shotgun sequence DNA region includes the following protein-coding sequences:
- the LOC135612869 gene encoding aquaporin TIP3-1-like, producing the protein MPPRRFAFGRAEDAVHPDTMRAALSEFIATALFVFAAEGSVLSLGKLYKDTSTAGGLVVVAIAHALAFSVAVSVAFNISGGHVNPAVTLGALVGGRISLILAVFYWVAQLLGAVVAALLLRLATGGMRPLGFGVASGVSEGHAVLLEIVMTFGLVYTVYATAIDPRRGHLGIIAPLAIGFILGANILAGGPFDGAAMNPARAFGPAVVGWRWKSHWVYWVGPLVGAALAGLTYEFLVIPDETPRTHQPLAPEDY